A part of Novipirellula artificiosorum genomic DNA contains:
- a CDS encoding type IV pilus twitching motility protein PilT: protein MAYLDPLLLRMKEVNASDLHLVVGQPPKYRIDGQIQIIKDHDVLSRERLAEYMFELCSEGQRSRYEQNLDFDFAYGIGDEARFRCNYFFQRTGYGAVMRLIPTRISTVEELGLPPVLLRLTELRSGLVLVTGPTGSGKSTTLAAMIDHINQQQRKHIVTIEDPIEFVHANRQSIITHREVGEHTPSFASALRTVTRQDADVVLVGEMRDLETISQAISAASMGTLVFGTLHTNSAPKTIDRIIDVFPSDQQAQIRTMLAESIRGIVAQQLLLRKGGQGRVAANEVLFGTSAVANIIREGKIEKITSVLQSGRREGMLLMDDSLQRLVDEKTIDGADAYMKASEKQRFAEFAPE, encoded by the coding sequence ATGGCATATCTCGATCCCCTGCTGCTGCGGATGAAGGAAGTCAATGCATCGGACTTGCACCTCGTCGTTGGACAGCCCCCCAAATACCGCATTGATGGGCAGATTCAAATCATCAAGGATCATGACGTTTTGTCTCGAGAACGCTTGGCCGAGTACATGTTCGAATTGTGTAGTGAGGGCCAACGCAGTCGCTACGAACAGAATTTAGATTTTGACTTTGCTTACGGTATCGGTGATGAGGCGCGATTTCGCTGCAACTACTTCTTTCAACGCACCGGATATGGTGCGGTCATGAGGTTGATCCCGACTCGGATTTCAACCGTCGAGGAATTGGGGCTGCCGCCGGTCTTATTGCGACTCACCGAACTTCGTAGCGGATTGGTGTTGGTCACGGGTCCCACGGGGAGTGGGAAATCGACGACGTTGGCTGCCATGATCGACCATATCAACCAACAGCAGCGCAAGCACATCGTCACGATCGAAGACCCGATTGAATTTGTCCATGCGAACCGCCAATCGATCATTACCCACCGCGAGGTAGGTGAGCATACGCCATCCTTCGCCAGCGCACTTCGTACGGTCACCCGACAGGATGCGGATGTCGTTTTGGTTGGCGAAATGCGGGACCTGGAGACCATCAGCCAGGCGATCAGCGCAGCCAGCATGGGCACGTTGGTGTTCGGGACGTTGCACACGAACAGTGCACCCAAAACCATTGACCGAATCATCGACGTATTTCCCAGCGATCAACAGGCTCAAATTCGGACGATGTTGGCAGAATCGATTCGAGGCATCGTCGCGCAACAGTTGCTGCTTCGCAAAGGAGGTCAAGGACGCGTGGCCGCGAATGAAGTTTTATTCGGAACGAGCGCCGTGGCGAACATTATCCGCGAGGGCAAGATTGAAAAAATCACCTCGGTCCTTCAGTCCGGGAGACGCGAAGGGATGTTGTTGATGGACGACTCCTTGCAGCGTTTGGTGGATGAAAAGACCATTGATGGAGCCGACGCCTACATGAAAGCAAGCGAAAAGCAGCGTTTTGCGGAGTTTGCTCCGGAGTAA
- a CDS encoding LVIVD repeat-containing protein, with product MHLNHTSTTLTAALVGFSFLLSRPAEASQPMKPKQLGACTLPGRSPGAVQCDGKLVFATNWNANADTQQLQIFDISNPALPQRLGFFRTRGHAFKIAATGHWVFAEVHDNGTQEIVMLFDRTNTE from the coding sequence ATGCATTTGAATCACACCTCTACCACTTTGACTGCCGCTCTGGTCGGTTTCAGCTTTCTGCTCTCCCGTCCCGCGGAAGCATCACAGCCGATGAAGCCGAAGCAGCTTGGGGCGTGTACGCTGCCAGGGCGATCGCCCGGCGCGGTCCAATGCGACGGGAAGCTTGTCTTCGCAACCAATTGGAACGCCAACGCTGACACGCAACAACTTCAGATCTTCGATATCTCGAATCCCGCCTTGCCACAGCGTCTCGGCTTTTTCCGAACTCGCGGACACGCTTTTAAGATTGCGGCGACCGGTCATTGGGTATTTGCCGAAGTGCACGACAACGGAACTCAAGAAATCGTCATGCTATTCGATAGGACGAACACCGAATAG